The Deinococcus koreensis genome window below encodes:
- a CDS encoding LCP family protein encodes MQRPDLPHHPQEFYPTAAQSRRMSGPPSGHRGRQFAALRALQVFGLSVAALTLGGLAVVSQAGTAAAAALPSGQAPSFSVLIAGRDISYCYYRQPCKDQNQRTGLIQVPNTDTLMLVKVSGPDVHVLNIPRDTNVGDFDPTLGRAEQKVNSRYWAGGPQALVSAVETITGERVDSYVVVRSDYVERVIDALGGLDVTVPEGGIEWVDQAAGVNLKLAPGDHHLGGAEGVLFLRVRKGFGDDYGRIDHQKQALAQLAGRLKSAQGLAALPVILGGVDNGVETNADPNLLLSLRPYLSQLKLSFATLPTDPIPGTFNLAVNRERLAQVWGVSAATQGELPDVQVSVMDASGQGYGAGLAQALRALGYRRVQVSVSPASREPSQVFTQQDVAQATVLADALNLPRLQGERFPVGAGEVGILLGTDALTPLAALKRLSPTPETP; translated from the coding sequence GTGCAGCGTCCCGACCTCCCCCACCACCCCCAAGAGTTCTACCCCACTGCCGCCCAGTCCCGGCGGATGAGCGGGCCGCCCTCCGGACACCGTGGGCGCCAGTTCGCGGCCCTGCGGGCCCTGCAGGTCTTCGGGCTGAGCGTGGCGGCCCTCACGCTGGGCGGGCTGGCGGTGGTCAGCCAGGCCGGAACCGCGGCGGCGGCCGCGCTGCCCAGCGGCCAGGCCCCCAGCTTCAGCGTGCTGATCGCCGGCCGGGACATCAGCTACTGCTACTACCGCCAGCCCTGCAAGGATCAGAACCAGCGCACCGGCCTGATCCAGGTGCCCAACACCGACACCCTGATGTTGGTCAAGGTCAGCGGCCCGGACGTGCATGTGCTCAATATCCCCCGCGACACCAACGTGGGCGACTTCGACCCCACTCTGGGCCGCGCCGAGCAGAAGGTGAACAGCCGCTACTGGGCGGGCGGCCCCCAGGCGCTGGTGAGCGCGGTCGAGACCATCACCGGGGAGCGGGTCGACAGCTACGTGGTGGTGCGCTCGGACTACGTCGAGCGGGTGATCGACGCGCTGGGCGGGCTGGACGTGACCGTGCCGGAGGGCGGGATCGAGTGGGTGGATCAGGCGGCGGGCGTGAACCTGAAACTCGCCCCGGGCGACCACCACCTGGGGGGCGCCGAGGGCGTGCTGTTCCTGCGCGTCCGCAAGGGCTTCGGCGACGACTACGGCCGCATCGACCACCAGAAGCAGGCGCTGGCGCAGCTCGCGGGGCGCCTCAAGAGCGCGCAGGGGCTGGCGGCCCTGCCCGTGATCCTGGGCGGCGTGGACAACGGCGTGGAGACCAACGCCGATCCCAACCTGCTGCTGTCGCTGCGCCCCTACCTCTCGCAGCTCAAACTGAGCTTCGCCACGCTGCCGACCGACCCAATTCCCGGCACCTTCAATCTGGCGGTGAACCGGGAGCGGCTGGCGCAGGTCTGGGGGGTCAGCGCCGCCACCCAGGGCGAGCTGCCGGACGTGCAGGTCAGCGTGATGGACGCCAGCGGGCAGGGCTACGGCGCCGGGCTGGCCCAGGCCCTGCGCGCGCTGGGATACCGTAGGGTTCAGGTGAGCGTCTCCCCCGCGAGCCGCGAGCCCAGCCAGGTGTTCACGCAGCAGGACGTCGCCCAGGCGACGGTGCTGGCCGACGCGCTGAACCTGCCCCGACTGCAGGGTGAACGTTTCCCGGTTGGCGCAGGCGAGGTCGGTATCCTGCTGGGCACGGACGCCCTCACCCCTCTGGCTGCGCTCAAGCGGCTGAGCCCCACCCCGGAGACCCCATGA
- the yqeK gene encoding bis(5'-nucleosyl)-tetraphosphatase (symmetrical) YqeK: protein MTDWGAWERRVRLMVRPRRYEHVQRVADLSAQIARSNGLDEGRAYAAGLLHDIARDLPDSELLRLAPPECEIDAAHPLALHGRAARTLLTHWGYADPTVLEAVEDHTTGPRGGNPVAACVYIADVSEPGRGVNADIRELALRDLNAALERAIVSKVTYLQGRGIQVHPRTLRAYHALPCSVPTSPTTPKSSTPLPPSPGG, encoded by the coding sequence ATGACCGATTGGGGGGCCTGGGAACGGCGCGTCCGGCTGATGGTGCGGCCACGGCGCTACGAACACGTTCAGCGGGTGGCCGACCTCTCGGCCCAGATCGCCCGCAGCAACGGCCTCGACGAGGGCCGGGCCTACGCCGCCGGGCTCCTGCACGACATCGCCCGCGACCTGCCGGACAGCGAACTGCTGAGGCTGGCGCCCCCGGAGTGCGAGATCGACGCCGCGCATCCGCTGGCCCTGCACGGCCGGGCCGCCCGCACGCTGCTGACACACTGGGGCTACGCCGACCCCACGGTGCTCGAAGCGGTGGAGGATCACACCACCGGCCCCCGGGGCGGCAATCCGGTGGCCGCCTGCGTGTACATCGCCGACGTGTCGGAGCCCGGCCGGGGCGTGAACGCCGATATCCGCGAGCTGGCGCTGCGCGACCTGAACGCCGCGCTGGAGCGGGCCATCGTGTCCAAGGTCACGTATCTGCAGGGGCGGGGCATCCAGGTACATCCGCGCACCCTGCGGGCCTATCATGCCTTGCCGTGCAGCGTCCCGACCTCCCCCACCACCCCCAAGAGTTCTACCCCACTGCCGCCCAGTCCCGGCGGATGA
- a CDS encoding CdaR family protein, producing the protein MSDPQGPAWKATLEAGRRWLEPRYIWARGVHNLGLKLLALLVATTLWFLATQDRRANVEQGFDVEVTVRDTTGGRGEGTRAVSDLNPKTVRVTLSGRPERLRELRPESIEAVVDVTGEPEGSFTRPVTVSPPNGTTVSRRTPERVQGFVDTQIVRTLPVTLSVSTPSESSLPRYEVSPASASVAGPGRVVATVQRLVTSPALVPAGSERETTLIALDAEGRPVDGVVTRPASVTLRRLDTGELPVKTLPVVLSDPPATLRIRAVSVQPSTVRVVAAPELLSRLREVGGRVAYRVGTYTAPVTLTLPAGAQALEPVSVRLTVEALAAPPTPAPLRQPDSP; encoded by the coding sequence GTGAGCGATCCGCAGGGGCCGGCCTGGAAGGCCACACTGGAGGCGGGGCGGCGCTGGCTGGAGCCCCGCTACATCTGGGCGCGCGGGGTGCACAACCTGGGGCTGAAACTGCTGGCCCTGCTGGTCGCCACGACCCTCTGGTTCCTGGCGACGCAGGATCGGCGGGCCAACGTGGAACAGGGCTTCGACGTCGAGGTCACGGTGCGCGACACGACCGGCGGGCGCGGCGAGGGCACCCGGGCGGTCAGCGACCTGAACCCGAAAACCGTGCGGGTCACGCTGTCGGGGCGGCCCGAGCGGCTGCGCGAACTGCGGCCCGAGAGCATCGAGGCGGTGGTGGACGTGACCGGGGAGCCCGAGGGCAGTTTCACCCGGCCGGTCACGGTCTCGCCGCCCAATGGCACCACCGTGAGCCGGCGCACGCCCGAGCGGGTGCAGGGCTTCGTGGACACCCAGATCGTCCGCACCCTGCCCGTGACCCTGAGCGTGAGCACCCCGTCTGAAAGCAGTCTGCCGCGCTACGAGGTCAGTCCGGCCAGCGCCAGCGTGGCGGGGCCGGGCCGGGTGGTCGCCACGGTGCAGCGGCTGGTGACCAGTCCGGCCCTGGTGCCGGCCGGCTCGGAGCGGGAAACCACCCTGATCGCGCTGGACGCCGAGGGCCGGCCGGTCGACGGCGTGGTGACCCGGCCCGCCTCGGTCACGCTCCGGCGCCTGGACACCGGCGAGCTGCCGGTCAAGACATTGCCGGTGGTGCTGAGCGATCCGCCCGCCACCCTGCGGATCCGGGCCGTGAGCGTGCAGCCCAGCACGGTGCGGGTGGTGGCCGCGCCCGAACTGCTCTCCCGGCTGCGCGAGGTCGGCGGGCGCGTGGCCTACCGGGTGGGCACCTACACGGCCCCCGTGACCCTGACCCTGCCCGCCGGGGCCCAGGCGCTGGAGCCGGTGAGCGTGCGCCTGACGGTGGAGGCGCTCGCCGCGCCCCCGACCCCGGCGCCGCTGAGGCAACCCGATTCCCCCTGA
- the cdaA gene encoding diadenylate cyclase CdaA, with product MSTVFGQVSVRDVLDILLVTFLVYQAYLLLEGTRAVNVVRGILVFAGVWAAAQLLNLTTLSYLLGRAGTVGLFALVVLFQPELRAALERVGRPRGRDLSAGVAALQALARAMERLAERRIGALIAVERRTPLGEYAATGVTLDALVSVPFLEALFARNAPLHDGGVIIQGSRVVSAGCLFPLQSSDGTYRRYGTRHRAAIGLSEVTDAVVLVVSEERGSMRIALGGRLGPDLNGAELREQLRSLIYDRASSEGSGGVLLRDRPQREEGSGAAGDRAAGDRAAGDRAAAEGALPDAGPPGAAPPEAARPDAASPETVREPETVREQA from the coding sequence ATGTCCACAGTCTTTGGTCAGGTGAGTGTCCGGGATGTGCTGGACATTCTGCTGGTCACCTTCCTGGTGTACCAGGCCTACCTGCTGCTGGAAGGCACACGGGCCGTGAACGTGGTGCGCGGCATCCTGGTGTTCGCGGGCGTGTGGGCGGCAGCGCAGCTCCTCAACCTGACCACCCTGAGCTATCTGCTGGGCCGGGCCGGCACGGTGGGCCTGTTCGCGCTGGTCGTGCTCTTCCAGCCCGAGCTGCGCGCCGCGCTGGAGCGGGTCGGCCGCCCCCGTGGGCGGGATCTGAGCGCCGGGGTGGCCGCGCTGCAGGCCCTGGCCCGCGCCATGGAGCGGCTGGCCGAGCGCCGCATCGGCGCGCTGATCGCCGTGGAGCGCCGCACGCCGCTGGGCGAATACGCCGCGACCGGGGTCACGCTGGACGCGCTGGTCAGCGTGCCCTTTCTGGAGGCGCTGTTCGCGCGCAACGCGCCGCTGCACGACGGCGGCGTGATCATCCAGGGCTCGCGGGTGGTCTCGGCCGGCTGCCTGTTCCCGCTGCAGTCCAGCGACGGCACCTACCGCCGCTACGGCACCCGCCACCGCGCCGCGATCGGGCTGTCCGAGGTCACCGATGCCGTGGTGCTGGTGGTCAGCGAGGAACGCGGCAGTATGCGGATCGCGCTGGGCGGACGCCTGGGGCCGGATCTGAACGGCGCGGAACTCCGTGAGCAGCTCCGCAGCCTGATCTACGACCGCGCGTCCTCGGAAGGCAGCGGGGGCGTGCTGCTCCGGGACAGACCGCAGCGGGAGGAAGGCAGTGGGGCGGCCGGAGACAGGGCTGCTGGAGACAGGGCCGCTGGAGACAGGGCCGCCGCCGAGGGAGCGCTGCCCGACGCCGGCCCACCGGGAGCCGCGCCGCCGGAGGCCGCCCGACCGGACGCGGCCTCGCCAGAGACAGTGCGGGAGCCCGAGACGGTGAGGGAGCAGGCGTGA
- a CDS encoding metal-dependent hydrolase has product MQIRFLGHSAFLLQSGEHRLLIDPFIQGNPGCPVTLAEALAWEVSAVLISHAHGDHWGDALEFGRAGVPIIGTAEIGGYAQKHGAHSAVAMNIGGTYRADWGSLTLTPAWHSSSFPDGTYGGMPTGLLIELGGQRLYFAGDTCLFSDMRLIGDRGLDAALLPVGDHFTMGPEEAARCLELLRPRVAVPMHYGTFPPLTGDPQVFARAGQALGVDVRVLRPGDRTEL; this is encoded by the coding sequence ATGCAGATCCGGTTCCTGGGCCACAGCGCCTTCCTGTTGCAGAGTGGCGAACACCGCCTGCTGATCGACCCCTTCATCCAGGGCAATCCCGGCTGCCCCGTGACCCTGGCCGAAGCACTGGCCTGGGAGGTCAGCGCCGTGCTGATCAGCCACGCCCACGGTGACCACTGGGGCGACGCCCTGGAGTTCGGCCGGGCCGGAGTGCCTATCATCGGCACGGCCGAAATCGGCGGCTACGCCCAGAAGCACGGTGCACACAGCGCCGTCGCCATGAACATCGGCGGCACCTACCGCGCCGACTGGGGCAGCCTGACCCTGACGCCCGCCTGGCACAGTTCCTCCTTCCCCGACGGTACCTACGGCGGGATGCCCACCGGCCTGCTGATCGAACTGGGCGGCCAGCGCCTCTACTTCGCCGGCGACACCTGCCTTTTCTCGGACATGCGCCTGATCGGCGACCGTGGCCTGGACGCCGCGCTGCTGCCGGTCGGCGACCACTTCACGATGGGGCCCGAGGAGGCCGCCCGCTGCCTGGAACTGCTGCGCCCCAGGGTGGCGGTGCCCATGCATTACGGCACCTTCCCGCCCCTGACCGGCGACCCGCAGGTCTTTGCGCGGGCCGGGCAGGCGCTGGGCGTGGACGTGCGCGTGCTGCGTCCGGGAGACCGCACCGAGCTGTAG
- a CDS encoding acyltransferase, translating to MTWLKPVNIDAGAQAAFNSFVRDLEGRLADPATDRALLTREVLAEATYGRSYEQLLADAPIAALNLDPRNVTFEAEYYMATDQARFAQVKPLLWLWKALDLTPIGQNPVTGLPVRRVLAAHIFRRVGRNFKCWQNVEFSVGYNMEVGDDVVVHRYVLLDDIGGIELHDGASVSDFVNIYSHTHSVLDGPDVTLKRTVIGRGARLTYHSTILAGSVVSDDAMLATGALLRDDIPPHGIAMGVPARTTRFKLRPPAEVHVDSRSYPHDPGRKANPQFPEPTPAQTRLPDERDAPPAPGQTVRQS from the coding sequence GTGACTTGGCTCAAGCCGGTAAACATCGACGCGGGTGCCCAGGCAGCCTTCAACAGCTTCGTCCGGGATCTGGAGGGGCGTCTGGCCGACCCGGCCACCGACCGCGCGCTCCTGACCCGCGAGGTGCTCGCCGAGGCCACCTACGGCCGCTCCTACGAGCAGCTGCTGGCCGACGCGCCCATCGCCGCCCTGAACCTCGACCCGCGCAACGTGACCTTCGAGGCCGAGTACTACATGGCGACCGATCAGGCGCGGTTCGCCCAGGTCAAGCCGCTGCTGTGGCTCTGGAAGGCGCTGGATCTCACACCCATCGGGCAGAATCCGGTCACGGGGCTGCCGGTGCGGCGGGTGCTGGCCGCGCACATCTTCCGGCGCGTGGGCCGCAACTTCAAGTGCTGGCAGAACGTGGAATTCTCGGTCGGTTACAACATGGAGGTCGGGGACGACGTGGTCGTGCACCGCTACGTGCTGCTCGACGACATCGGCGGTATCGAACTCCACGACGGCGCCAGTGTCAGCGACTTCGTGAACATCTACAGCCACACCCACTCGGTGCTGGACGGCCCGGACGTGACCCTGAAACGCACCGTGATCGGGCGCGGCGCCCGGCTGACCTACCACAGCACCATCCTGGCGGGCAGTGTGGTCAGCGACGACGCCATGCTCGCCACCGGCGCCCTGCTGCGCGACGACATTCCGCCGCACGGCATCGCCATGGGGGTGCCGGCCCGCACCACCCGCTTCAAGCTGCGCCCCCCCGCCGAAGTCCACGTGGATTCGCGCAGCTATCCGCACGATCCGGGCCGCAAGGCCAATCCCCAGTTCCCCGAGCCCACGCCCGCCCAGACCCGCCTGCCCGACGAGCGCGACGCGCCGCCCGCGCCGGGTCAGACCGTGCGCCAGTCCTGA
- a CDS encoding DUF4900 domain-containing protein, whose translation MKRSLATEGATLVYTSLLVMMLVAMTLVVTSQIALRSRSSSQEQNQLLVAQYAAEAGIARGQNQLAQVQKALGAIALPHPTSETALRSYVASFCGVSVGSVPAFSKVALAQPLKLCSAGPGSTTGTLLAGLMPAAAMPAGWTAATWTQLFGTGYALPEGTVNGASVNVKNRLVAVDVLQTDISELQLRMRVGSVQSTGVSSPARRVLNASSDGLFVLTFSRPSFATYAQFRNHTTSATTGGALYFSDGEEFRGPVHTNETLRLSGNPKFYGELTTAGAAVDYQGLPCTKTVLDAGTCASVFPEGGKPTYNTGVIPLPTNSNNQMRAALGLSDTTNTNAVTSTELNSALGVSTVGTGVYMSKPGTPNTLFGGLYVQGDAKITLSTTGNNPTRQIIEISQTVGGVVQLTKLQEGASGNWTRRIYNGATMTSNTPMQGSFNGVIYVNGSVDLYGDNTTAPDIGENSALNISLSNGDMKLKNSVTYSQDPTLNPDALNVLGLFNSTGTILLDGPSNQDMNVNATILASANGKGFGTVNASSSRGSPKPNVNLIGGVVEDQSQTVSAGSGGYNRKYKYDPRFSDGYGPPYFPTQQKWESNADAFFDTGVLKQGR comes from the coding sequence ATGAAGCGCTCTCTCGCCACCGAAGGCGCCACCCTGGTCTATACCAGCCTGCTGGTCATGATGCTCGTGGCCATGACCCTGGTCGTTACCAGTCAGATCGCCCTGCGCTCGCGCTCCAGCAGCCAGGAGCAGAACCAGTTGCTGGTCGCCCAGTATGCCGCGGAAGCCGGGATCGCCCGGGGGCAGAACCAGCTGGCCCAGGTGCAGAAGGCGCTGGGGGCCATCGCGCTTCCACATCCCACCAGCGAGACCGCCCTGCGGAGCTACGTGGCCAGCTTCTGTGGGGTCAGTGTGGGCTCCGTGCCGGCCTTCTCCAAGGTCGCCCTGGCGCAGCCCCTGAAGCTGTGCAGCGCGGGCCCCGGCTCCACGACGGGCACCCTGCTGGCGGGCCTGATGCCGGCTGCGGCCATGCCTGCAGGCTGGACGGCAGCCACCTGGACTCAACTGTTCGGCACCGGCTACGCCCTGCCCGAGGGCACGGTCAACGGCGCCAGCGTGAATGTCAAGAACAGGCTCGTGGCTGTCGATGTGCTGCAGACTGACATCTCTGAGCTACAGCTGCGGATGAGGGTTGGCAGTGTTCAGAGCACCGGCGTGAGCAGTCCGGCCCGGCGCGTGCTGAACGCCAGCTCGGACGGCCTGTTCGTGCTGACCTTCAGTCGGCCCTCGTTCGCGACCTACGCCCAGTTCCGCAACCACACGACCAGCGCGACCACGGGCGGCGCCCTGTACTTCAGCGACGGGGAAGAGTTCCGGGGGCCAGTGCACACGAATGAGACCCTGCGCCTGTCGGGCAACCCCAAATTCTACGGGGAGCTGACCACCGCGGGCGCGGCGGTGGATTACCAGGGCCTGCCCTGTACCAAGACCGTGCTGGACGCCGGTACGTGCGCCAGCGTATTTCCCGAGGGCGGCAAGCCCACCTACAACACCGGCGTGATCCCCCTGCCGACCAACAGCAACAACCAGATGCGCGCGGCCCTGGGCCTGAGCGACACCACCAACACGAACGCGGTCACCTCCACTGAACTCAACAGCGCCCTGGGGGTCAGCACGGTGGGTACCGGCGTGTACATGAGCAAGCCCGGCACCCCCAACACCCTGTTTGGAGGCCTCTACGTGCAGGGCGACGCCAAGATCACGCTCTCCACGACCGGCAACAACCCCACCAGGCAGATCATCGAGATCTCCCAGACCGTGGGCGGCGTGGTGCAGCTGACCAAGTTGCAGGAGGGCGCCAGCGGGAACTGGACGCGCCGGATCTACAACGGAGCGACCATGACCTCCAACACCCCCATGCAGGGCAGCTTCAACGGCGTGATCTACGTCAACGGATCCGTCGATCTGTACGGCGACAACACCACGGCCCCCGATATCGGGGAGAACTCGGCCCTGAACATCAGCCTCAGCAACGGCGACATGAAGCTCAAAAACAGCGTGACCTACTCGCAGGATCCCACGCTCAACCCCGACGCGCTGAACGTGCTGGGCCTGTTCAACTCGACCGGCACGATCCTGCTCGACGGCCCCAGCAATCAGGACATGAACGTCAACGCCACCATCCTGGCCTCGGCCAATGGCAAGGGCTTCGGCACCGTCAACGCCAGCTCCTCGCGCGGCAGCCCCAAGCCCAATGTCAACCTGATCGGCGGCGTGGTCGAGGATCAGTCGCAGACCGTTTCGGCGGGCTCGGGCGGCTATAACCGCAAGTACAAATACGATCCGCGCTTCAGCGACGGCTATGGGCCCCCCTACTTCCCCACGCAGCAGAAATGGGAATCGAACGCCGATGCCTTCTTCGATACCGGCGTGCTCAAGCAGGGCCGATGA
- a CDS encoding pilus assembly FimT family protein has product MKAARRLPDPHSGRRQGFTLMEILTVLAVLAIALMIGAPLGISALRQSQLRDGATQVVTELQRLRSQAQRDSAELKFSLSTSNPNSYTLTKNSVAEVRTLPHNLQLSADSGGSSAIFSAPYAELNPNVSPRVGLVWVVSAPGSSKKLYVKLVGVTGKVVLSATN; this is encoded by the coding sequence ATGAAGGCGGCGCGACGGCTGCCCGACCCCCATAGCGGGCGGCGCCAGGGCTTCACCCTGATGGAGATCCTGACCGTGCTGGCGGTGCTCGCCATTGCCCTCATGATCGGCGCCCCCCTGGGCATCTCCGCGCTGCGCCAGAGCCAGCTGCGCGACGGCGCCACCCAGGTCGTGACCGAACTCCAGCGCCTGCGCAGCCAGGCCCAGCGCGATTCGGCCGAGCTCAAGTTCTCGCTGAGCACCAGCAATCCGAACAGCTACACCCTGACCAAGAACAGCGTCGCTGAGGTCCGGACGCTGCCCCACAATCTCCAGCTCTCGGCCGACAGCGGCGGGAGCAGCGCAATCTTCTCGGCTCCCTACGCCGAACTGAATCCCAATGTAAGCCCCCGCGTGGGGCTCGTCTGGGTCGTGTCAGCTCCCGGGTCGAGCAAAAAGCTCTACGTGAAACTCGTGGGCGTCACAGGAAAGGTGGTTCTCAGTGCTACGAATTGA
- a CDS encoding type IV pilus modification PilV family protein — MSRQAGFTLIEVMVATMILGVIITAVLGPLTGMFGLTRKSMAQTDATSVAQATLEDVRGQWLNWGKYDAGCVTGDAFPATVTVSVQNLDTQLGLVGSATPLTRSTLAACLGSTGPRTDPAPTTSPALRRLTVTATVGGRPSTLVTEVAQSND, encoded by the coding sequence ATGTCCCGGCAGGCCGGCTTCACGCTCATCGAGGTGATGGTCGCCACCATGATCCTCGGCGTCATCATCACGGCCGTGCTCGGGCCGCTGACCGGCATGTTCGGCCTGACCCGCAAGAGCATGGCCCAGACCGACGCCACCTCGGTCGCGCAGGCCACGCTGGAGGATGTCCGGGGCCAGTGGCTCAACTGGGGCAAATACGACGCCGGCTGCGTGACCGGCGACGCCTTCCCGGCCACGGTCACGGTGAGCGTGCAGAATCTGGACACCCAGCTCGGCCTGGTCGGCAGCGCCACCCCCCTGACGCGCAGCACCCTGGCCGCCTGCCTCGGCTCGACCGGCCCGCGCACCGACCCCGCTCCCACCACCTCGCCCGCGCTGCGCCGCCTCACCGTGACCGCCACGGTGGGGGGCCGCCCCTCCACGCTGGTCACCGAAGTGGCCCAGTCCAATGACTGA
- a CDS encoding PilW family protein: protein MTDFLSRPRRRRQQGLTLVELLVGLALAGVVTSALLSLNISTSQTSSLLNSRNDLVAETQLAQNYVAAKLREAAYVFPTGTALTLSATNSFSTQKPGAGSSTWTVGTDPIVAVILPPEESGSCVTGGPQFCYTFYAYYPVQRGTVTANATGAAQPGPDARNDSSAWLLMEYRRPYASLALGTVLGPAQATGISGEDGRIVMDYLRPPATSESALFSQVDGQQQGVSRLTMRLASARLGSRETRVPQTGRYEVAVYPRNVGKPVSPN, encoded by the coding sequence ATGACTGACTTCCTGAGCCGCCCCCGCAGGCGCCGTCAGCAGGGCCTGACCCTGGTGGAGCTGCTGGTGGGCCTCGCCCTGGCCGGCGTGGTGACCAGCGCCCTGCTCTCGCTGAACATCTCGACCAGCCAGACCTCCAGCCTGCTGAACAGCCGCAACGATCTGGTGGCTGAAACCCAGCTGGCCCAGAACTATGTGGCCGCCAAGCTCCGCGAGGCCGCCTACGTGTTCCCGACCGGCACCGCCCTGACCCTGAGTGCCACCAACAGCTTCTCCACCCAGAAGCCGGGGGCGGGCAGCAGCACCTGGACGGTCGGCACCGACCCCATCGTCGCGGTGATCCTGCCGCCCGAGGAGAGCGGAAGCTGCGTTACTGGCGGGCCGCAGTTCTGTTATACCTTCTACGCCTATTACCCGGTGCAGCGCGGCACGGTGACCGCCAACGCGACCGGGGCCGCCCAACCGGGGCCCGACGCCCGCAACGATTCGTCGGCCTGGCTCCTGATGGAATACCGGCGCCCCTACGCCTCGCTGGCGCTGGGCACCGTGCTGGGGCCGGCGCAGGCCACCGGCATCAGTGGCGAGGATGGGCGGATCGTCATGGATTATCTGCGCCCACCTGCAACCAGCGAGAGCGCTCTGTTTTCCCAGGTCGACGGGCAGCAGCAGGGGGTGAGCCGCCTGACCATGCGTCTGGCCAGCGCCCGCCTGGGGTCACGGGAGACGCGGGTGCCGCAGACCGGGCGCTACGAGGTCGCGGTCTATCCTCGCAACGTGGGCAAGCCGGTCAGCCCGAACTAA